In Cyanobacterium stanieri LEGE 03274, one genomic interval encodes:
- a CDS encoding glycosyltransferase family 2 protein: MTKKVTIVTCTFNKGESNRASLQSIIDQTYQDFEYIIVNDGSTDNTKEILDEFTALDNPQLTIIHQKNKGFIDSLIDTLEGIDTPYIAIHGAGDISHLTRLEKQIELLESDSSIGAVGCHVRKLTHEGKTIRTTKDKKNKLLINDPQELFFGNYYTHGEVTFRRSTYIQTGGYRRFFKYAQDIDLWLRMLDFSKLAKIDSILYEQIYMPNSSVASDYKKVEYQAKLFCFAVFLSKQRLQEISNPIEAKWDKLFEEFCDNLDDKDKDFISGRIMETAGINYIQTRNNAVLANAARRVLTINPENHPSKRYIKLRILSIIDKFGDTKFWKFLIRKLFNTFY, translated from the coding sequence ATGACAAAAAAAGTAACCATTGTAACTTGTACTTTCAATAAAGGCGAGTCTAATAGAGCCTCACTACAAAGTATCATAGATCAAACTTATCAAGATTTTGAGTACATTATCGTTAATGATGGTTCTACTGATAACACAAAAGAAATTTTAGATGAATTTACGGCACTCGATAATCCTCAGTTAACAATAATTCACCAAAAAAATAAAGGATTTATTGATAGCCTAATTGATACTTTAGAAGGAATTGATACCCCTTATATTGCCATTCATGGTGCGGGAGATATTTCTCATCTAACAAGACTAGAAAAACAAATTGAACTATTAGAGTCTGACTCTTCTATCGGTGCTGTTGGCTGTCACGTAAGAAAATTAACACATGAAGGAAAAACTATAAGAACAACTAAAGATAAGAAAAATAAACTGTTAATAAATGATCCTCAAGAATTATTTTTTGGTAACTACTATACACATGGAGAAGTAACCTTTAGGCGTTCAACATATATTCAAACTGGAGGTTATAGACGTTTTTTCAAATATGCTCAAGATATAGATCTATGGTTGAGAATGCTAGATTTTTCCAAGTTGGCAAAAATTGACTCTATTCTTTATGAACAAATATATATGCCTAATAGTTCAGTGGCTTCTGATTACAAAAAAGTGGAGTATCAAGCTAAGTTATTTTGTTTTGCCGTGTTTTTGTCAAAACAACGATTACAGGAAATTTCAAACCCCATTGAAGCAAAATGGGATAAGTTATTTGAAGAATTTTGTGATAATCTTGACGACAAGGACAAAGACTTTATCAGTGGCAGAATAATGGAAACCGCTGGAATCAATTATATTCAAACTCGCAATAATGCTGTATTAGCAAATGCCGCCCGTAGAGTCCTCACAATAAACCCTGAAAATCATCCTTCCAAACGATATATAAAATTAAGAATTTTAAGTATTATAGATAAATTTGGAGATACTAAATTTTGGAAATTTTTAATTAGAAAACTATTCAATACTTTCTATTAA
- the murB gene encoding UDP-N-acetylmuramate dehydrogenase, whose product MNLPKEIQTDILLTPYTTWKIGGKAKYFTEPTPEELPQVIKWAFTNNIPTYFIGRGSNLLIDDAGLPGLVIVTRNSLTDLQREDDVIIAGSGVFLPHLSQFAAKQGFSGFEFLIGIPGTVGGAIAMNAGLTVFRPREMTSIVKDFDVLNLDGSVETLTMKDIDAQYRQTNLLDGKRLIVEARFILEHSGDPEEIKKNTFAHLAERKRKQPLDKPTAGSTFKSPRGSKSAGWCIEQAGLKGFQIGGARVSPVHANWIENLGNATSHDVRELINHIQDVVREKIGINLETEVCFLP is encoded by the coding sequence ATGAATTTACCAAAAGAGATACAAACAGATATTTTGTTAACTCCTTACACTACTTGGAAAATAGGTGGAAAAGCAAAATATTTTACTGAACCAACTCCAGAAGAACTACCTCAAGTGATAAAGTGGGCTTTCACCAATAACATACCTACATACTTTATTGGTCGTGGTTCAAATCTATTAATAGATGATGCGGGATTACCAGGGTTAGTAATAGTAACTCGTAATTCTTTAACTGATTTGCAAAGAGAAGATGATGTTATCATCGCTGGAAGTGGTGTTTTTTTGCCTCATTTGTCACAGTTTGCCGCCAAACAAGGTTTCTCTGGTTTTGAATTTCTGATTGGTATTCCTGGAACCGTGGGAGGAGCTATAGCTATGAATGCCGGGCTTACAGTATTCCGTCCCCGTGAAATGACATCCATTGTCAAGGATTTTGATGTTTTGAATCTTGATGGCAGTGTTGAAACCCTAACGATGAAGGATATTGATGCACAGTATCGACAAACAAATTTATTGGACGGGAAACGCCTAATTGTAGAAGCTCGTTTTATATTAGAACACTCGGGCGATCCTGAAGAAATAAAAAAGAATACATTTGCCCATCTCGCAGAGCGTAAGCGTAAGCAACCTTTAGATAAACCCACAGCAGGAAGCACCTTTAAATCTCCCCGCGGTAGTAAAAGTGCTGGATGGTGTATTGAACAAGCAGGTTTAAAAGGTTTTCAGATTGGGGGTGCAAGGGTAAGCCCCGTTCATGCAAACTGGATTGAGAATTTGGGCAATGCCACATCCCATGATGTCCGTGAATTGATAAACCATATTCAAGATGTTGTAAGAGAAAAAATAGGAATTAATTTGGAAACAGAAGTTTGTTTTTTGCCTTAG
- a CDS encoding glutathione S-transferase family protein translates to MLELYQFELSQFSEKVRLILDFKGLEYKKIEVTPGIGQLEVFKISGQRQVPVLKDGDTVISDSTEIALYLDRKYPEKPLIPTDAVARGQCLLMEEWADESLGLKGRKTFLGALNQYQNFRTAFLPTDTPDLLKNIVGSIPGDFLGAIGSDIYKQAQRGLKQDLEALSLILQNQPYLVGDEPTLADLTVAALSTIIKFPEVAYYDVPMDITGKAIPGLGDNSAYEPFFTWRDRLYAQYRQPLDDSSRNNGNSGGDDSKPTSIEIE, encoded by the coding sequence ATGTTAGAACTATATCAATTTGAATTATCACAATTTTCCGAAAAAGTACGTTTAATATTAGATTTCAAAGGTTTAGAATACAAAAAAATTGAAGTTACCCCCGGCATCGGGCAGTTAGAGGTTTTCAAGATTTCTGGACAAAGACAAGTACCTGTTTTAAAGGATGGTGACACGGTAATTAGTGATTCTACGGAAATCGCTTTATATTTGGATCGTAAATACCCTGAAAAGCCCCTTATCCCGACTGATGCGGTGGCTAGGGGACAATGTTTACTCATGGAAGAATGGGCGGATGAGTCTTTAGGTTTGAAGGGGCGTAAAACTTTTTTAGGGGCTCTTAATCAATATCAAAATTTCCGCACTGCTTTTTTACCCACTGATACCCCTGATTTATTAAAAAATATTGTTGGCTCTATCCCAGGAGATTTTTTAGGTGCCATTGGTAGTGATATATATAAACAAGCTCAGAGGGGTTTAAAACAAGATTTAGAGGCTCTAAGTCTCATTTTACAAAATCAACCCTATTTAGTGGGTGATGAGCCTACTTTGGCGGATTTAACGGTGGCCGCCCTTAGCACCATTATCAAATTTCCCGAAGTTGCTTATTATGATGTACCGATGGATATTACAGGAAAGGCTATTCCAGGTTTAGGGGATAATAGTGCCTATGAGCCTTTCTTTACCTGGCGCGATCGCCTTTACGCCCAATATCGTCAACCGTTAGATGATTCTAGCCGCAATAATGGCAATAGTGGTGGGGATGATAGTAAACCGACTTCCATCGAAATTGAATAA
- a CDS encoding PIN domain-containing protein, which translates to MCKPLKLCLDLNIWCAALLADIKGNQNSACQSIVDFVRYGHCYSRKVELIISWGMLNRLEQVLLRLTPLAEDASFYVNIISSYAQLSNPQLILGGTGVLAIDDLEDQQVLETAVAGKADLLITANFQDFLNKDVKTIIPNKHAIYDFPHYNIHIVHPYLAINWLNKGTIPPISQPS; encoded by the coding sequence ATGTGTAAGCCTTTAAAGTTATGCCTTGATTTGAATATTTGGTGTGCAGCATTATTAGCTGATATTAAAGGTAATCAAAACTCTGCTTGTCAAAGTATTGTTGATTTTGTTCGTTATGGGCATTGTTATTCAAGAAAAGTAGAACTTATTATTTCTTGGGGAATGTTAAATCGTTTAGAACAAGTTTTATTGCGACTAACTCCCCTCGCTGAGGATGCTTCTTTTTATGTCAATATTATTTCTAGTTACGCTCAGCTTAGTAATCCTCAGTTAATCTTAGGCGGTACAGGAGTTCTTGCTATTGATGACTTGGAAGATCAACAAGTTTTAGAAACTGCTGTAGCTGGAAAAGCTGATCTATTGATAACTGCTAATTTTCAGGATTTTCTCAACAAAGATGTGAAAACCATTATTCCAAACAAGCACGCTATTTATGATTTTCCTCATTATAATATTCATATTGTTCATCCTTATTTAGCTATTAATTGGTTAAATAAAGGCACAATTCCTCCTATA
- the hpsE gene encoding hormogonium polysaccharide biosynthesis glycosyltransferase HpsE yields MIDFTVAICTYNGEKRVPDVLDRLKQQIDTEDINWEIIVIDNNSNDNTAKVIKEYQNNWNFSNPIKYYLETRQGLAYARRCAIKNCQSELIGFLDDDNLPSQNWVKEAYIFGKQHPNAGAYGGQIHGLFEVEPPPGFERIARYFALIKGDKTYCYNEKYKDTRKKMYPPGAGIVIRKKAWLESVPEEPLLPQTNEDLEMLSQIFNQGWEIWFNHLMEIEHFIPQSRFEPEYLKKFFRQNGLCRYQVRMFNYSNWQKPFITILYFINDLKKIIVFYIKNKKNLKKDVVCMGEMELLRHILMSPFSY; encoded by the coding sequence ATGATAGATTTTACTGTTGCCATCTGTACCTATAACGGGGAAAAAAGAGTCCCTGATGTTCTCGACAGACTCAAACAGCAAATTGACACAGAGGATATTAACTGGGAAATAATAGTTATTGATAATAACAGTAATGATAATACTGCCAAAGTAATCAAAGAATATCAAAATAATTGGAATTTTTCTAATCCTATTAAATATTATTTAGAAACCAGACAGGGATTAGCTTATGCCCGTAGATGTGCTATAAAGAATTGTCAATCAGAATTGATCGGTTTTTTAGATGATGATAACTTGCCAAGTCAGAATTGGGTAAAAGAGGCTTATATTTTTGGTAAACAACATCCCAACGCAGGGGCTTACGGTGGTCAAATTCATGGTTTATTTGAAGTAGAACCACCTCCCGGATTTGAAAGAATTGCCCGTTATTTTGCCCTAATCAAAGGAGATAAAACCTATTGTTATAACGAAAAATATAAGGATACTAGAAAAAAAATGTATCCTCCTGGGGCAGGAATAGTAATTAGGAAAAAAGCATGGCTAGAAAGCGTACCAGAAGAACCCTTATTACCTCAAACCAATGAAGATTTAGAAATGCTATCCCAAATTTTTAACCAAGGCTGGGAAATCTGGTTCAACCATCTTATGGAAATAGAGCATTTTATTCCTCAATCACGTTTTGAGCCTGAATATTTAAAAAAATTCTTCCGTCAAAATGGATTATGTCGTTATCAAGTGAGGATGTTTAACTACTCTAATTGGCAAAAGCCTTTTATAACTATTTTATATTTTATAAATGATTTAAAAAAAATTATTGTATTTTATATAAAGAATAAAAAAAACTTAAAAAAAGATGTAGTGTGTATGGGAGAAATGGAGCTTTTAAGACATATATTAATGAGTCCTTTTTCTTACTAA
- a CDS encoding glycosyltransferase, producing the protein MHNEVKPKVAFYLRMLSGGGAEKVIINLTKGLVEKGITVDLILNIPAGPYLKEVSPEVRIITLGTPKLLKGLPKLVNYLKKEKPQILFSAMHYNNEIAIWAKYLARVKTKVIVSEHNTLSVHAKNQTGSEKWSPLFAKLFYPLANEIVTVSHGSAKDLAKVTGIPPSKIKVIYNPVITPELLAKAQQSINHPWFEAQQPPVILAVGRLNQQKDYPTLIKAFAKVKQIKPCRLMILGQGPEKKKLNDLINQLNLKEDIILQGFVENPYAYMKKATMLVLSSQWEGLPTVLIESLAVGTSVVSTNCPSGPEEILDHGKYGTLVPILDVKLLSEAILDILSGEIKSIDTEWLEQFTLAKVTQQYVDLFSVPL; encoded by the coding sequence ATGCATAATGAAGTCAAGCCAAAAGTAGCTTTTTATTTAAGAATGCTTTCTGGAGGAGGAGCAGAAAAAGTAATAATCAATCTAACCAAAGGGCTTGTTGAAAAGGGAATTACGGTTGATTTGATTTTAAATATACCAGCAGGTCCTTATTTAAAAGAAGTATCTCCTGAAGTAAGAATTATTACTCTTGGCACTCCTAAATTATTAAAGGGCTTACCGAAGCTAGTTAATTATTTAAAAAAAGAAAAACCTCAAATTCTTTTTTCTGCAATGCATTACAACAATGAAATTGCTATTTGGGCTAAATACTTAGCAAGGGTAAAAACTAAAGTTATCGTATCTGAACATAACACTTTGTCTGTTCATGCCAAAAATCAAACGGGTAGTGAAAAATGGTCTCCATTATTCGCAAAACTATTTTATCCCTTAGCGAATGAGATTGTTACTGTGTCTCATGGTTCTGCTAAAGATTTAGCCAAAGTGACAGGTATCCCACCGTCAAAAATAAAAGTAATTTATAACCCTGTTATTACACCAGAATTATTAGCAAAAGCCCAACAATCAATCAATCATCCTTGGTTTGAGGCCCAACAACCACCAGTGATTTTAGCGGTCGGTAGATTAAATCAACAAAAAGATTATCCGACTCTTATTAAAGCATTTGCAAAAGTGAAACAAATAAAACCTTGCCGTTTAATGATTTTAGGTCAAGGTCCTGAAAAGAAAAAACTTAATGATTTAATTAATCAATTAAATTTAAAAGAAGACATAATCTTACAAGGTTTTGTCGAGAATCCCTATGCTTATATGAAAAAGGCAACAATGCTAGTACTATCTTCTCAATGGGAAGGGCTTCCCACCGTTTTAATCGAATCTTTGGCTGTTGGTACCTCTGTTGTCTCAACTAATTGTCCTAGTGGTCCAGAGGAAATTCTTGATCATGGTAAATACGGTACATTAGTACCTATTTTAGATGTTAAACTTCTTTCTGAAGCAATACTGGATATTTTATCAGGAGAAATTAAATCTATTGATACAGAATGGTTGGAACAGTTTACCTTAGCAAAAGTTACGCAACAGTATGTAGATCTTTTTTCTGTTCCTCTTTGA
- the recG gene encoding ATP-dependent DNA helicase RecG, whose product MSGEGRKSPDWERIERALSVEREYGYKNLKGNQYRFHEFLCLSFGGIPPVLNLMIAFKWQKVAKDFAEYPRLTLQEKKDLIDYVENFIDEVKEKQKEEAERKEAIKEDNIIPFPSKVETVSVTPKVKETVEKITLNSPVINLKCVNNRQNKLLEKLGIYRVRDVLFYYPREHIDYGNKIAIKDLEVGDTVTVIGTVKKCSCFSSPKNKKLTILSLVIRDKTGDLKISRFFAGNYFSSRGWQEKMKRSYPMGALIAASGLVKGNKYGITLDNPEFEVLDSAGGNINSLKIGRLLPVYSLTEGVAADLIRKAVVECLPTLSEIDDPLPVNLKRQYSLVELQRAIAHIHYPDNQKQLSDARRRLIFDEFFYLQLGFLERKKQDKQNRQASPFIPQGKLIEEFNKLLPFQLTDAQQRVINEIEADLESSSPMNRLVQGDVGSGKTIVAVFAILAALQSGYQAALMAPTEVLAEQHYRKIVQWFNLLHLPVELLTGSTKIAKRREIHAHLQSGELPLLIGTHALIQDPVKFRNLGLVVIDEQHRFGVQQRARLLAKGKAPHVLTMTATPIPRTLALTLHGDLDVSQIDELPPGRQPIQTTVLAGKQRTQAYELIKREVAQGRQAYVIFPMIEESEKLDVKAAVVEHQKFSEKIFPDFNVGLLHGRMSSDEKEAALTAFRDNQTQIIVSTTVIEVGVDVPNATVMLIENAERFGLSQLHQLRGRVGRGSHKSFCLLISGSKSPDGVQRLKVLEQSQDGFFISEMDLRLRGPGEVLGSRQSGLPDFALASLVEDQEVLVLARDAAEKILLQDKYLQDGSSLKNELARRYKKLIGSEMLT is encoded by the coding sequence ATGAGTGGAGAGGGTAGAAAATCCCCTGATTGGGAAAGAATTGAAAGGGCTTTGTCGGTGGAGAGGGAATATGGTTATAAAAATTTGAAGGGGAATCAATATCGCTTCCATGAGTTTCTCTGTCTTAGTTTTGGGGGGATTCCTCCCGTGCTAAATTTGATGATTGCTTTTAAGTGGCAAAAAGTGGCGAAGGATTTTGCGGAGTATCCTCGACTAACTTTACAGGAAAAAAAAGATTTGATTGATTATGTGGAGAATTTCATTGATGAAGTAAAGGAAAAACAAAAGGAAGAAGCCGAAAGAAAAGAAGCGATAAAAGAAGATAATATAATACCTTTTCCTTCTAAGGTGGAAACTGTAAGTGTAACTCCCAAGGTAAAGGAAACTGTTGAAAAGATTACTTTAAATAGTCCTGTAATTAACTTAAAGTGTGTCAATAATCGACAAAATAAGTTGTTGGAAAAGTTGGGTATTTATCGGGTTAGGGATGTTCTATTTTACTATCCTCGGGAGCATATTGATTATGGTAATAAGATTGCCATTAAGGATTTGGAGGTAGGGGACACTGTTACGGTGATTGGGACGGTGAAGAAATGTTCTTGTTTTAGTAGTCCTAAAAATAAAAAACTTACTATTTTGAGTCTTGTTATTCGAGATAAGACAGGAGACTTAAAAATAAGCCGTTTTTTTGCGGGAAATTATTTTAGTAGTAGGGGATGGCAGGAGAAGATGAAGCGCTCTTATCCTATGGGGGCGTTAATTGCGGCTTCAGGGTTGGTGAAGGGAAATAAGTATGGTATCACCCTTGATAATCCTGAATTTGAGGTTTTGGATTCGGCTGGGGGTAATATTAACTCTTTGAAAATAGGTCGTTTGTTGCCTGTATATTCTCTCACCGAAGGGGTGGCGGCGGATTTAATTCGTAAGGCGGTGGTGGAGTGTTTACCAACTCTCTCGGAAATTGATGATCCTTTACCTGTTAATCTTAAAAGACAGTATAGCTTAGTTGAGCTACAAAGGGCGATCGCCCATATCCATTACCCAGACAACCAAAAACAACTATCAGACGCTAGAAGAAGACTAATTTTTGACGAATTCTTTTACCTGCAACTAGGCTTCTTAGAAAGAAAAAAACAAGACAAACAAAACCGCCAAGCCTCCCCCTTCATCCCCCAAGGGAAACTCATCGAAGAATTTAACAAACTCCTCCCCTTCCAACTCACCGATGCCCAACAAAGAGTAATCAACGAAATCGAAGCCGACTTAGAATCATCCTCCCCCATGAATCGTCTAGTGCAAGGGGATGTGGGCTCAGGAAAAACCATCGTCGCCGTATTCGCCATCCTTGCCGCCCTCCAATCAGGGTATCAAGCCGCCCTCATGGCACCCACCGAAGTATTAGCAGAACAACATTACCGCAAGATAGTACAGTGGTTTAACCTCCTCCATTTGCCCGTAGAATTGCTTACAGGGTCAACCAAAATCGCCAAAAGGAGGGAGATCCATGCCCACCTCCAAAGCGGTGAATTACCCCTGTTAATCGGTACTCATGCCCTAATTCAAGATCCCGTCAAATTCCGTAACCTTGGTTTGGTCGTTATTGACGAACAACATCGCTTCGGAGTACAACAACGCGCCCGTCTTTTGGCTAAAGGAAAAGCGCCCCATGTACTTACCATGACAGCCACCCCCATTCCACGCACCCTCGCCCTCACCCTCCACGGTGACTTAGACGTAAGCCAAATTGACGAACTTCCCCCCGGTAGGCAACCCATTCAAACTACGGTATTGGCAGGAAAACAGCGCACCCAGGCCTATGAATTAATCAAAAGGGAAGTTGCCCAAGGCAGACAGGCTTATGTAATCTTTCCCATGATTGAAGAATCAGAAAAATTAGATGTAAAAGCCGCCGTAGTTGAACATCAAAAATTTAGCGAGAAAATCTTTCCCGATTTTAATGTGGGCTTACTCCATGGGCGTATGTCATCAGACGAAAAAGAAGCCGCCCTCACCGCTTTTCGGGATAACCAAACCCAAATAATCGTCTCCACCACCGTTATCGAAGTAGGGGTTGACGTACCCAATGCCACGGTAATGTTAATTGAAAATGCCGAACGTTTTGGCTTGTCACAACTGCATCAGTTGAGGGGTAGGGTAGGCCGTGGCAGTCATAAATCCTTTTGTTTACTCATCAGCGGTAGTAAATCCCCCGATGGGGTACAACGGTTAAAAGTGTTGGAACAGTCACAGGATGGCTTTTTCATCTCAGAGATGGATTTAAGGTTAAGGGGGCCTGGGGAGGTGTTAGGCTCTCGTCAATCGGGTTTGCCTGATTTTGCCCTAGCGAGTTTGGTAGAAGATCAAGAAGTGTTGGTTTTAGCGAGGGATGCGGCGGAGAAGATTTTGTTACAGGATAAGTATTTGCAGGATGGCTCTAGTTTGAAAAATGAGTTAGCAAGACGTTATAAAAAGCTCATTGGTAGTGAAATGTTAACTTAA
- a CDS encoding UDP-N-acetylglucosamine 1-carboxyvinyltransferase, with the protein MAKNVNKLILHPSRLEGKIKVGGAKNSALRLLAASLLTSSPVIIKNYPSTLLDVDIHVEMLEVLGKHCKLINENEIEITELRFPSSHLIWNKRSIRNTLLILGALVARTGQGKVPLPGGCQLGDRKYDLHIMILKSLGAKVWQEDNYLCAEISGNKKLQGSDIYLPIRSTGATENSIICACLAEGQTRIWGPHIRPEIHDLINFLRSMGAKIEVRGQESIIVEGVEQLGGTTHEVIPDNIEALTWLIGSAVTNGDVEIVDFPFEHLEVPLIHLRESGVRFYRSENHLIVRGSKCYPIDISTGPYPGINSDMQPLFAVLGAMAQGESRIIDLRFPGRYAYAQELAKMGMIYQVKNNLLLIEGGKNLQGNEVKALDLRAGAALMIASLIANSPTTITNAWQIFRGYDQLEKKLTQLGVNWQSD; encoded by the coding sequence ATGGCTAAAAATGTAAATAAATTAATTCTTCATCCTTCACGGTTAGAAGGGAAAATAAAAGTCGGTGGCGCTAAAAATTCTGCCCTTCGTTTATTAGCAGCATCTCTACTTACCTCATCTCCTGTGATTATAAAAAATTATCCTAGCACTCTACTTGATGTTGATATTCATGTTGAAATGTTAGAAGTGTTGGGAAAACATTGTAAATTAATAAATGAAAATGAAATCGAGATTACCGAGCTTCGCTTTCCTTCCTCACACTTGATTTGGAATAAAAGATCCATTCGTAATACTCTTTTGATTTTGGGAGCTTTAGTCGCCCGTACAGGGCAAGGGAAAGTTCCATTACCAGGGGGGTGTCAACTGGGCGATCGTAAATATGATCTTCACATAATGATCTTAAAATCTTTAGGTGCTAAAGTATGGCAAGAAGATAATTATCTTTGTGCAGAAATTTCAGGAAACAAAAAACTTCAAGGCTCAGATATTTATCTGCCTATTCGTTCTACAGGAGCAACTGAAAATAGTATTATTTGTGCGTGTTTAGCAGAAGGTCAAACCCGTATTTGGGGTCCTCACATTAGACCTGAAATTCATGATTTAATCAATTTTTTGCGATCTATGGGGGCAAAAATAGAAGTACGAGGTCAAGAAAGTATTATTGTCGAAGGTGTAGAACAATTAGGAGGTACAACCCACGAAGTAATTCCTGACAATATAGAAGCTCTTACATGGCTAATTGGTTCTGCTGTTACCAATGGCGATGTTGAAATTGTTGATTTTCCTTTCGAGCATTTAGAAGTGCCTCTTATTCATTTACGTGAAAGTGGAGTCCGTTTTTATCGCTCCGAAAATCATTTGATAGTGAGAGGATCAAAATGTTATCCCATCGACATCAGCACCGGTCCATATCCTGGGATTAACTCCGATATGCAACCTCTTTTTGCTGTACTAGGTGCCATGGCTCAAGGAGAAAGCCGTATCATTGATCTACGCTTTCCAGGACGTTATGCTTATGCACAAGAATTAGCAAAGATGGGAATGATTTATCAAGTGAAAAATAATTTATTATTAATCGAAGGAGGAAAAAATCTTCAAGGCAATGAAGTAAAAGCTCTTGACTTGAGGGCTGGAGCAGCTCTAATGATAGCCAGTCTCATTGCTAATAGTCCAACTACTATTACTAATGCTTGGCAAATATTTAGGGGATACGATCAGCTGGAGAAAAAATTGACCCAATTAGGAGTCAATTGGCAATCAGATTAA